The Zingiber officinale cultivar Zhangliang chromosome 10A, Zo_v1.1, whole genome shotgun sequence genome contains a region encoding:
- the LOC122027893 gene encoding adenylate isopentenyltransferase-like produces MRKLSRKTSEKEFSVQSLTFLTAQAASFMRILLSTAGNAALSAYLHWPFPASRALSTATAAMPPLRSCWHRLNTRRSSYRPGRLCVQVNADGTKERVVVVMGATGTGKSKLSVELATKFAGEVVNSDKIQVYGGLDIATNKMPMEERRGVAHHLLGELHPEEGELLPAAYRELAARAIVGIACRDRMPVVAGGSNSFIHAALAGSFDPRWSPFEAGWRQRMRKRATLRYCCCFLWVDVDALVLAELLDRRVDEMLAAGMVEELGQYFEEESASVAGESRHPGLGKAIGVAEFREYFRGKGWGTEAAYEAAVSAIKANTRRLAEEQVRKIERLGEIGWPLQKLDATAAVSARLKGSMAEAETAWERDVAGPGAAAVEQFLNEAAEVQQQLHHRHSVPSPLLYT; encoded by the coding sequence ATGAGGAAGTTGAGCAGAAAAACAAGCGAGAAAGAATTTTCGGTCCAGTCCTTGACCTTCTTGACAGCGCAAGCTGCTTCCTTTATGAGAATTTTACTTAGCACAGCGGGCAACGCGGCTCTTTCTGCTTACCTTCATTGGCCATTTCCGGCCAGCCGTGCTCTTTCTACCGCCACCGCTGCGATGCCGCCGCTACGGAGCTGCTGGCATCGCCTGAACACGCGGCGGAGCTCTTATCGCCCTGGACGCCTCTGTGTTCAGGTCAATGCCGATGGGACGAAGGAGAGAGTGGTGGTGGTCATGGGCGCTACCGGCACGGGGAAGTCAAAGCTGTCTGTGGAGCTGGCCACCAAGTTCGCCGGCGAGGTGGTGAACTCGGATAAGATTCAGGTCTATGGAGGGCTCGACATCGCCACCAACAAGATGCCCATGGAGGAGCGTCGCGGCGTGGCACACCATTTGCTGGGGGAGCTTCATCCAGAGGAGGGTGAGCTCCTGCCCGCAGCGTACAGGGAGTTGGCGGCGCGCGCCATCGTCGGTATCGCCTGCCGAGACCGGATGCCGGTGGTGGCGGGCGGGTCGAACTCCTTCATACACGCGGCCTTGGCCGGGAGCTTTGACCCCCGGTGGAGTCCTTTCGAGGCGGGCTGGAGGCAGAGGATGAGGAAAAGGGCAACCCTCCGGTACTGCTGCTGCTTCCTGTGGGTAGACGTGGACGCGTTGGTGTTGGCGGAGCTGCTCGACCGGCGTGTGGACGAGATGCTGGCGGCGGGGATGGTGGAGGAGCTGGGTCAGTACTTCGAAGAAGAATCGGCATCCGTGGCGGGCGAGTCGAGGCATCCAGGGTTAGGCAAGGCGATCGGGGTGGCAGAGTTCCGGGAATACTTCCGGGGAAAGGGTTGGGGAACAGAAGCGGCGTACGAGGCGGCCGTGTCAGCCATCAAGGCGAACACGCGGCGGCTCGCGGAGGAGCAGGTGCGGAAGATCGAGCGACTGGGGGAGATAGGGTGGCCGCTGCAGAAGCTCGACGCTACGGCAGCGGTGTCGGCTCGACTGAAGGGATCCATGGCGGAGGCAGAGACGGCGTGGGAGAGAGACGTAGCGGGGCCTGGCGCCGCAGCGGTGGAGCAATTCTTGAATGAGGCGGCAGAGGTCCAACAACAACTCCACCATCGGCACAGCGTACCTTCTCCTCTGCTTTATACTTAG